The Geminocystis sp. NIES-3708 genomic sequence GAAGTCTTAGGTTCATTAGCCATAAGACCTTTAGGATTAATTGAGGGACTATTTTTTAGAGAGAATTCACGAGTAACTGTCGTTTGACTTCGACTAATAATATTGGAATTTGAAAATTTTAAGGGAGGATTATTTTCGGGTTGATTTTCTAACGTTGAAGGAATTGAGGGTAATTTATCAAGGGGGGTTTTCGGAGAATATAATTTAATAACTTTATATTGAAGATAAGGAAATAACAATTGAGCTACTCTTAACTCATCCTGTTTTAGAAAAATACTTAACTGACGAATCGTTGCACCCTTCATTAATTTTGCCAACTGCATCAAAATACCTGGAGAAAGATTACCATTGGGAACTTTTTCTTGTAATTTAGAAGGATCTATACAGAAAGGGCGTTGGTGAACAGAAGTAATTAAAGGAGTTAGCTTTTGCCACATTTTTAGGCGAATCTTCAAAGACTTTAGAAGGGTAGAAAGTTCCATGGGATTTACTTCTATCGTAGTTTTCATTTTCAAGGATTCAACTGTATTAATTTGATTCCATTGATATTCTCCATCCCTTAACCAAAGAAAAGACTCTAACGCATCTTGAGTCAATTCCATAATCAACATTGTTTTTTGACTTGAGCTGAGATCATTCCGATAAACTAACCCGTTTATTATTGTTATGAGTTCAAGATTATTGGTACTATTTTGAGGTTGAGTTAAAGACATTTTAGAAGCTATATCAGGTGCTATACGCATTAAATAATACTTAAGTGTTTCTAAAGATTGTAAGGAATGATGTGCATATTGCAATTTCCCCTCGACTAAATAAATATTCCAATTTACTGAATTTGAGGTGATTTGAAGATGATTAGTTTTTTTTAGATTAAGTCCATCTTCAAGAATTTTAAAGGGCTGAAAATTTGATTTCATGATTTTTTTTAGAAAAAAGATAGATGATAAATTATGGAATAAAACTTAAGTGACTCATATAACGTAAATGGAAAATAAATCTAAAATCTAAGTACCAATTAACTCGCTAATTTTACTCAGTAATTCTTGTTCATTATAAGGCTTGGAAAAATAAGCAGATGCTCCCAAATTAAAAGCTAGTTTTCGGTGTTTTTCATTACTGCGAGATGTTAACATCACAATGGGAAGAGATTGAAATTCTGGTTTACCTTTAATTTCCTCTAAAACACCATAACCATCAAGACGGGGCATTTCAATATCACAAATAACCCCTTGAACAGATAGTCCACCTAAAAGTTTATCTACTGCTTCTTTTCCATCTTTAGCTTGTTCAACTTGATAACCTGCTTTTTCTAAAGTTGAGGCTAAGTAACGGCGAACGTTGATAGAATCATCTGTAATCAGAATTGTGTTAACTTTGGTAGAATTAATTTCTCCATTTTTATCTTTGGAAATTAAATCAGTTTTATTTTCCCTTATTTTAGTTTTCAAAGATTCTTGGAAAATTTGCACAGGATCAATTAGAGGTAAAACTCGACCGTCTCCTAGTATCATAGAACTAATTAACCCCACAGTTAGAGGTAAATGGGTATTGATAGGACGAATAGTTACTTCTTGTTCGCCCCAGAATCGATCAATTTTAATCGCACCCAGATCATCTCCTTCTCCTACCAAGAGAATTGTCGGTTGGTTAATCACGGGATTTCCGGGCATTTCAAAAGGTTTTGATGGTCGATTAAAGGTTAATGTTTGCTCTAAGTGAGCCAAAGGTACTGTTTGTTCGTGCCAACTAATGTATGTTAAGTCTTCGAGCGTTAAACCTTGTTCTGGTTTCAAATGTAACATTTCTCGAACACTATTAACGGGTACGGCAAACACCATGCCTTTTATTTCCACTATCATCACTCTTAAAATGGACAGGCTGAAAGGAACTTTGAGGGTAAAGGTTGTACCCTGTCCTATTTTTGTCTCGGCATGAATATCACCACGAATTTCTTCTAAGTTGGTACGAACTACATCCATTCCCACTCCCCTGCCTGAAAGTTCTGTTACCTTTGTGGAAGTGCTAAAACCTGCTTGAAAAATATGGTCAATTATTTCCGACTCCGACATTTTCTTAATTTCTTCATCACTAATACCCATTGATCGTAGGCGATCGCATATTTTATTAAGGCGAATCCCCGCTCCATCGTCTTTAATCTTGATAATAGTTTGTGTACCTCGGTTAATAGCACTGATGGTAATATTTCCCTCACTAAGTTTTCCTGCCATTGTCCGAGTTTGAGGATCTTCAATACCATGATCAAAAGCGTTACGAATTAGGTGCATTAAAGGGTTATTGAGGGCTTCGATTAGGGTACGATCAAGTAAAGTACTTTCTCCCTCAATTTTGAGATTAACTTTTTTCCCAAACTGTAAATTCAAATCCCTGATTAGGCGAGGAAAACTTCTCACTAAATCGGCAAAAGGACGCATCTGAATACGGGTCACATTTTTCTGAAGCGATCGCATCGTATGATTTAATTCTTGTACAACTTGGTTAATATCCTCTAAGCCAAAATCAATATCTGTACTGACTTCCTTTAATTGCACAATGGTTTCGATTTGTTCCTGAGAAATCAAGTGTAAATCACTATAACGATCCATTTCTAAAGCATCGAATTGAGCTAAAGTCTGATCTGCCATCAAAGAATTAGAAACATTTACTCCAACAAAAGTCGGAATTTGAGTGAAAGATTGCTCTTTCAACAAACCTTCAGTAGAAGCATGATCATACCAATTTCTTAACTGTTTATTGGATTGTTCTAATTGATTCATCCGCCGTTGCATTAACTGGGCAAAATTTTTCAATTGTTCTAACCGCAGATTAAGGCGATTACGTTCTATAATCAACTTACCGAATAAAGTGTTAAATTGAGATAATTGTTCTACAGGTACACGCACCAATTTACCTGATTTGGGTGAAGTTTGAAGAGTTTTAGGTTCAGGAATTAAAGATTTTTGTGGTTCAGAAACTTGAGCAAAAGCATCTTGTAACTTTTCTAAATCCTCACTTTCAATTTTTTCCTCTGAGAATAAATCAAAATCTGATAAGGCAATTTCTTCTGTCAAAGGGAAATCATTACTAACGACAATTTCCAAATTAACAGCCTCATCTAAAGCATTAGTTAATGATGAGAGATCATCCTCATTAAAATCAAAGTTAAAACCCTCAGCATCAAAAACAGATTCATTGAAACCGATTAAATCATGGCTTTCCACCTTAGAAGGTAACTTATCAAAACTACCACGCATCACCAAAGCATGGGAACGTCGCCAAAGGGTTAAAGCCTCTTGAGCCAAAGAATTAATATTTTCCTCACTGCTAATAATCGCCTCCTGCTGAATCGATTCACACAGTTGAATAAAAGGCTCTAAATTCGCCATGTGTCCAAAAATCAACAATTTTTCTGATGTCATTACCAAAGCTGAGGACAATTCTGCCGATGAAAGTTGAGTTAATTCAACCTCAAATTCGTCTAAAATCGGTTCTAAACCTTCCTCAAACATCAACAACTCAGCATCTATTCCTTCACTTTGGGCAAATAATAGATCTTCATCTTCCTCTCGAAGTTCTCCTAAATTTTGGCTCAACTGTATAAAAATAGGCTCAACATTACCTTTTAACCAAGATTCTTCAACTTCTATCCCTTGACGGTGTAAATCACTAATTTGACGCATAGAATCAAGCCCTAATAACAATAAGGTTTCCACTTCTGTAGTGATTTGAGTAGAATGGTGACGAATGCGTAAAATTTTGAAAAAATCTTCTAAGCGGTGAGCAACATTACTCAAAGGGAGAAATCCCATCATTCCTGCACCACCTTTAACTGAATGAGTCGCCCTCAAGGCTAAATCTAGTCTTTCAGGTTCGGCAACCGTTGAACTCAAGTCAAGGAGTGCAGATTCTATGGTATGAAAACAATCTTCCGCTTCATCGAGAAAATTAAGTCGAATTTGTTGTTGATCCATTATTTTTTTATCATTTAAAAGGGAAAGTTGATAAAAGTGTTAAGCTGAGACATCTTTACTTTGTAAACCAATATTCTTGACTACAGAAGATTTATATATGTCAAAACATAGGTTAGGTGATTCTGAAGTTTACTAATAATTTTTCTTAACTAACCTTAAACTGCTCTACTGCTGACTCCATCTGTTGAGCAACCTGTGCTGTTTCCTTAATTAACTGAGCGATTTCCTTAGAAGAAGTTAGTCTTTGCTCAGACTGTTTCGCAATTCGTTCCATTAATTCTGTGACAAGACGAGAAGTTTGGGTTTGAGATACGGTGGACTGGGAAATATTTTGCATTAATTCATTAATCTGACGAGAACGTTCCAATACTTGTTCTAATCGCTGTTTTGTCGATTCCACTAAGCGAGTTGTATTTACTACCTCAGAAGTACCTGATTCCATTGCGGAGGTAACTTCTTGGGTTTCC encodes the following:
- a CDS encoding PleD family two-component system response regulator, with protein sequence MKSNFQPFKILEDGLNLKKTNHLQITSNSVNWNIYLVEGKLQYAHHSLQSLETLKYYLMRIAPDIASKMSLTQPQNSTNNLELITIINGLVYRNDLSSSQKTMLIMELTQDALESFLWLRDGEYQWNQINTVESLKMKTTIEVNPMELSTLLKSLKIRLKMWQKLTPLITSVHQRPFCIDPSKLQEKVPNGNLSPGILMQLAKLMKGATIRQLSIFLKQDELRVAQLLFPYLQYKVIKLYSPKTPLDKLPSIPSTLENQPENNPPLKFSNSNIISRSQTTVTREFSLKNSPSINPKGLMANEPKTSKTNVQTNEQKTYRIICIDDSPTMLETIKEYLGSDKYEVFTVINPMESLSFLFNIKPNLILMDLSMPGINGNRLAQILKNSSVFKNVPIIIISGNTKMLDQEKIEAIGAKDFLAKPFTQQSLLAIVDKYLQV
- a CDS encoding response regulator gives rise to the protein MDQQQIRLNFLDEAEDCFHTIESALLDLSSTVAEPERLDLALRATHSVKGGAGMMGFLPLSNVAHRLEDFFKILRIRHHSTQITTEVETLLLLGLDSMRQISDLHRQGIEVEESWLKGNVEPIFIQLSQNLGELREEDEDLLFAQSEGIDAELLMFEEGLEPILDEFEVELTQLSSAELSSALVMTSEKLLIFGHMANLEPFIQLCESIQQEAIISSEENINSLAQEALTLWRRSHALVMRGSFDKLPSKVESHDLIGFNESVFDAEGFNFDFNEDDLSSLTNALDEAVNLEIVVSNDFPLTEEIALSDFDLFSEEKIESEDLEKLQDAFAQVSEPQKSLIPEPKTLQTSPKSGKLVRVPVEQLSQFNTLFGKLIIERNRLNLRLEQLKNFAQLMQRRMNQLEQSNKQLRNWYDHASTEGLLKEQSFTQIPTFVGVNVSNSLMADQTLAQFDALEMDRYSDLHLISQEQIETIVQLKEVSTDIDFGLEDINQVVQELNHTMRSLQKNVTRIQMRPFADLVRSFPRLIRDLNLQFGKKVNLKIEGESTLLDRTLIEALNNPLMHLIRNAFDHGIEDPQTRTMAGKLSEGNITISAINRGTQTIIKIKDDGAGIRLNKICDRLRSMGISDEEIKKMSESEIIDHIFQAGFSTSTKVTELSGRGVGMDVVRTNLEEIRGDIHAETKIGQGTTFTLKVPFSLSILRVMIVEIKGMVFAVPVNSVREMLHLKPEQGLTLEDLTYISWHEQTVPLAHLEQTLTFNRPSKPFEMPGNPVINQPTILLVGEGDDLGAIKIDRFWGEQEVTIRPINTHLPLTVGLISSMILGDGRVLPLIDPVQIFQESLKTKIRENKTDLISKDKNGEINSTKVNTILITDDSINVRRYLASTLEKAGYQVEQAKDGKEAVDKLLGGLSVQGVICDIEMPRLDGYGVLEEIKGKPEFQSLPIVMLTSRSNEKHRKLAFNLGASAYFSKPYNEQELLSKISELIGT